A part of Capsicum annuum cultivar UCD-10X-F1 chromosome 6, UCD10Xv1.1, whole genome shotgun sequence genomic DNA contains:
- the LOC124899586 gene encoding uncharacterized protein LOC124899586, producing MLLEPVYSPSNGTNSGKTAKPEYFYTEVQDDRFKKLNPPHQPQAFFVNQNPCGPFRRDKPAPIELACFDVRFAESWIFQANQYFDAYNVHDEHRLNLVSFYLEGMARDWYQWMYKNHQLIGWEHFTKALVTRFGSKSMEALEGLLGKLQMTSIVAEYLSRFEHLANRTTDASPEMLQHLFISGLPTKIKSDVLSFRPKDIHEAISLAMLQDQKLLAQFKTPTQPTSITKNISLSYPTSQSSQHKSIPSFSPSSSSAQVASLPGIGSVPFEKLSSGHRCSISPQLLLLVTDEDSVEVPPPPDIESSPLESNFTIPTEELSFLAISSQALTGSSHPTALHFTCHIKGLLAQILLNGASTDNFIHPRVAKALKLTVESSPEFSIVVGNDVVLGVAWLATLGRTISDCSKLLFEFKSNRKRMSWFGDPPTSLEQVQPSSLRRFTVTDSISYMYRLELLSPNTYIEKDHPLDLQVILSSYNEVFLAPNSLPPLRPQDHRIPLLPVSSSINVRPYRYPHFQKGEIKRMISKMLHSGVIQYSFSPYSSPVLLVRKKDGTWRFCIDYRALNSITVKDCFPIPTVDELFDELYNARFFSKLDLLAGYHQICVHQDDIEKTTFRTHDGHFEFLVMPFGLSNALSTFQATINSIFNPFLRRASTTFFNLKRALGSVPVLALPDFSKVFSMETDASGTGIGAVLSQEGHPIAFFSQKLSPRMQAASTYTREMFAITQAVQKWRQYLLGRKFIIITDQQPLKSLTSQVIQTPEQQQWLCKLIGYDFEIVYRLGKLNSAADALSRKPALMALSQKKLWLTNSSI from the exons ATGCTGCTAGAACCAGTGTATAGTCCAAGCAATGGAACAAATTCTGGCAAAACGGCAAAACCAGAATATTTCTATACAGAGGTTCAAGATGATAGATTTAAGAAA TTGAATCCACCACACCAGCCACAAGCCTTTTTTGTAAATCAGAACCCTTGTGGCCCTTTTCGGAGAGATAAACCAGCACCCATAGAATTAGCCTGTTTTGATGTCCGGTTTGCTGAAAGTTGGATTTTCCAAGCCAACCAATACTTTGATGCTTATAATGTCCATGATGAACATCGTTTGAACCTTGTCTCCTTCTATCTTGAGGGCATGGCTAGAGATTGGTATCAATGGATGTATAAGAACCATCAACTGATTGGCTGGGAACACTTCACCAAAGCTTTGGTAACTCGTTTTGGTTCAAAATCCATGGAAGCACTGGAGGGGCTTTTGGGGAAATTGCAGATGACTTCGATTGTTGCTGAGTATCTTTCTCGATTTGAGCACCTTGCTAATCGCACTACTGATGCTTCTCCAGAGATGTTGCAGCATCTTTTTATTTCTGGGCTACCTACTAAGATTAAAAGTGATGTTTTATCATTTAGGCCCAAAGATATTCACGAGGCTATTAGTTTGGCCATGTTGCAGGACCAAAAATTATTGGCTCAATTTAAAACACCAACCCAGCCTACTTCTATCACtaaaaatatttctctctcttatcCAACTTCCCAATCATCGCAACATAAATCAATCCCATCCTTTTCACCCTCTTCTTCCTCCGCTCAGGTAGCTTCACTTCCTGGTATTGGCAGTGTTCCGTTCGAGAAACTTTCTTCG ggCCATCGATGTTCTATATCTCCACAACTTTTGCTGCTCGTCACTGACGAGGATTCAGTGGAGGTACCTCCCCCACCGGATATTGAATCATCTCCCTTGGAATCCAATTTCACCATCCCTACTGAGGAACTGTCCTTCCTCGCCATCAGTTCCCAAGCCCTTACAGGCAGTTCTCATCCTACTGCTCTCCATTTTACATGTCATATTAAAGGCCTGCTGGCTCAAATTCTACTTAATGGGGCTAGCACTGATAACTTTATACATCCTCGTGTTGCTAAGGCTCTCAAACTTACTGTCGAGTCCTCACCTGAATTCTCTATTGTTGTGGGTAATG ATGTGGTATTGGGTGTGGCGTGGCTCGCAACTCTTGGTCGGACTATTTCAGATTGTTCCAAACTCCTATTTGAGTTCAAGAGTAATAGAAAACGTATGAGTTGGTTCGGAGATCCTCCAACCTCACTAGAGCAGGTTCAACCTTCATCTCTTCGTCGCTTCACTGTGACGGACTCCATTTCTTATATGTACCGACTTGAGCTACTCTCTCCGAACACATATATTGAAAAAGACCATCCTCTTGATCTTCAAGTCATATTATCCTCCTATAATGAGGTATTTTTGGCCCCAAATTCCCTGCCACCATTGAGACCGCAAGATCATCGCATCCCGCTGCTTCCTGTCTCTTCTTCGATTAATGTGCGGCCCTACAGGTATCCCCATTTTCAGAAGGGTGAGATTAAACGCATGATCTCCAAGATGCTTCACTCAGGTGTGATTCAATACAGCTTTAGCCCTTATTCCTCACCCGTCCTTTTGGTAAGAAAAAAAGATGGCACATGGCGCTTTTGCATCGACTATAGGGCATTGAACTCCATCACGGTTAAAGATTGTTTTCCCATTCCCACagttgatgaattatttgatgaACTCTATAATGCCCGTTTCTTTTCCAAGTTGGACTTATTAGCTGGATACCATCAAATTTGTGTCCATCAGGATGATATAGAAAAGACAACCTTCCGAACTCAtgatggtcattttgagttccttGTCATGCCCTTCGGCCTCTCAAATGCCCTATCCACCTTTCAAGCTACAATAAACTCCATATTCAATCCCTTCCTTCGCCG CGCATCCACAACATTTTTTAACCTCAAACGAGCCCTTGGTTCTGTTCCAGTTCTTGCATTGCCAGATTTCTCAAAAGTGTTCTCTATGGAAACTGATGCCTCTGGTACTGGAATTGGAGCAGTGTTATCTCAAGAAGGGCACCCCATTGCTTTTTTCAGTCAAAAATTATCTCCCAGGATGCAAGCAGCTTCCACTTACACGAGGGAAATGTTTGCTATTACCCAAGCTGTCCAAAAGTGGCGTCAATACCTTTTGGGTCGCAAATTCATCATCATCACAGACCAACAACCGCTGAAATCTCTTACGAGTCAAGTGATTCAAACAccagaacaacaacaatggctATGCAAGTTAATTGGTTATGACTTTGAGATTGTCTATCGGCTGGGGAAATTGAATTCAGCTGCTGATGCCTTATCGAGGAAACCAGCCTTGATGGCGCTATCACAGAAAAAGCTTTGGTTGACAAACTCAAGCATTTGA